One region of Prosthecobacter debontii genomic DNA includes:
- a CDS encoding Minf_1886 family protein: MSDLSFHYAIHQAIEKDPRYHPHAYEFVKDALHVAVKHFREGQEDQHVTGQEVLEGVRLHALEEYGPMALTILSEWGIHRGEDVGNIVYNLIETSYFGKNEGDSLEDFSGGYEFEAAFLEPFRPKTNRQEA; encoded by the coding sequence ATGTCTGATTTATCCTTTCACTACGCTATCCATCAAGCGATCGAGAAAGATCCTCGATACCATCCTCATGCCTATGAGTTTGTGAAGGATGCCTTGCATGTGGCGGTCAAGCATTTCCGAGAAGGGCAGGAGGACCAGCATGTGACGGGGCAAGAAGTACTCGAAGGTGTGAGGCTTCATGCTTTGGAGGAGTATGGCCCGATGGCGCTTACAATTCTTAGCGAGTGGGGTATCCATCGGGGAGAGGATGTCGGTAACATCGTTTACAATCTGATTGAGACGAGCTACTTCGGCAAAAATGAGGGTGACAGCTTGGAGGATTTTTCGGGGGGTTACGAGTTCGAAGCCGCCTTCCTCGAGCCCTTTCGTCCCAAGACGAACCGTCAAGAGGCTTGA
- a CDS encoding right-handed parallel beta-helix repeat-containing protein codes for MRPCFWFILAALCFVANGHADSLPIQQWIREAIQSGGGTVTIPEGVHELTSPLIIEDAQKLAIRGMNKERCLLKLKAGTLGPPAPLISIKGTSRTLEISGLTLEGSSSTSILLWIASPDTQAAVKDVTVRDCLFKDFEQGIQAQRVHSFSLERCSFSDGSRAVVLQDTPAAIARGNHIIRVTTAFDCIRAESGVFDGNELWNCDVGFSIHEPSQAEKPTVIRRNGFIQTRLGLAIPEGQELPLLENNENLVKGTR; via the coding sequence ATGCGTCCCTGCTTCTGGTTTATTTTAGCGGCTCTTTGTTTCGTCGCAAACGGCCACGCCGACTCACTCCCAATCCAACAATGGATCAGAGAGGCGATCCAATCCGGGGGAGGCACGGTCACCATTCCAGAAGGCGTCCATGAATTAACCAGCCCTTTGATCATCGAAGATGCCCAGAAGCTGGCGATTCGGGGAATGAACAAAGAACGATGCCTGCTCAAGCTAAAGGCTGGAACCCTTGGACCTCCTGCTCCTCTCATTAGCATCAAGGGCACGAGCAGAACTCTCGAAATCTCAGGGCTGACCTTGGAAGGCAGCTCTAGCACCTCCATCCTACTGTGGATTGCCAGCCCCGATACCCAAGCCGCAGTCAAAGACGTGACAGTCAGGGACTGTCTTTTCAAAGATTTTGAGCAAGGCATCCAGGCCCAACGAGTCCACTCATTCTCTCTGGAAAGATGCAGTTTTAGCGATGGCTCTCGTGCCGTGGTCTTGCAAGATACACCCGCAGCTATTGCACGCGGTAACCATATTATCCGTGTGACAACAGCCTTTGACTGCATCCGCGCCGAGTCCGGCGTGTTTGACGGCAACGAACTGTGGAACTGCGATGTGGGCTTCTCGATTCACGAGCCCTCTCAGGCCGAAAAACCCACGGTCATCCGCCGAAATGGTTTCATTCAAACGCGTCTAGGATTGGCCATTCCCGAAGGGCAAGAACTGCCACTTTTAGAAAACAATGAAAACCTTGTGAAGGGCACCCGTTGA
- a CDS encoding sugar phosphate isomerase/epimerase family protein produces the protein MWPGLVGKGDGEGQEPPISLERMLDLTAAAEVNGQKFEGIDYFLFLPHTDPNASDDELKKIADLIAGKGFSVGSLVAPVWPGTVGDSAMGDDAAQAKFLDAVKMACRIAKVFNEHGVRKYGVIRVDSAEFGVAKWRENPKANTARIVDTFKKAAQIAADHGERLAAEGEICWAGMHSWKDMLDVLEGVGMPESFGFQADLAHTYLYTLGYNAPEYALVKEGYSSVEFWAAYEIMTDKLRPWTIDFHVAQNDGQVHGAGSHDKTGKHCPADDPNGKLDITKAAGYWLKDAPSRGIQHICWDGCMFPNALLEKVDTWNKILEAMIKVRDAHGWD, from the coding sequence ATGTGGCCAGGTCTCGTCGGTAAGGGCGATGGCGAAGGTCAGGAGCCACCGATCAGTCTTGAGCGGATGCTGGATTTGACCGCCGCTGCAGAGGTCAATGGCCAGAAGTTCGAAGGCATCGATTACTTCCTGTTCCTGCCTCACACCGATCCGAATGCAAGTGATGACGAGCTGAAGAAAATCGCTGATCTGATCGCAGGCAAAGGTTTTTCGGTCGGGTCTCTGGTGGCTCCAGTTTGGCCAGGCACGGTGGGTGATTCCGCGATGGGCGATGACGCGGCACAAGCCAAGTTTTTGGATGCCGTGAAAATGGCTTGCCGCATCGCGAAGGTTTTCAATGAGCACGGCGTCCGTAAATATGGCGTGATTCGCGTCGATTCGGCCGAATTCGGTGTGGCAAAATGGCGCGAAAACCCAAAGGCTAATACCGCCCGCATCGTTGATACCTTCAAAAAAGCTGCCCAAATTGCTGCCGATCATGGTGAGCGCTTGGCTGCGGAGGGGGAAATCTGCTGGGCAGGGATGCACTCCTGGAAAGACATGCTGGACGTGCTCGAGGGGGTGGGGATGCCAGAATCTTTCGGATTCCAAGCCGACTTAGCCCACACCTACCTTTACACGCTGGGTTACAATGCTCCGGAGTATGCTTTGGTCAAAGAGGGCTACAGCAGCGTCGAGTTCTGGGCCGCGTACGAAATCATGACCGATAAGCTGCGCCCGTGGACGATCGACTTCCATGTGGCTCAAAATGACGGTCAAGTACATGGTGCCGGCTCTCATGATAAGACTGGCAAGCATTGCCCAGCCGACGATCCCAATGGGAAACTGGACATCACGAAAGCTGCTGGCTACTGGCTGAAGGATGCACCGAGCCGTGGTATCCAACACATCTGCTGGGATGGTTGCATGTTCCCGAACGCTCTTCTTGAGAAAGTGGACACGTGGAATAAGATTCTCGAAGCCATGATCAAGGTGCGTGACGCACACGGTTGGGATTGA
- a CDS encoding pyrimidine/purine nucleoside phosphorylase: MSSVPADFTNVTAVAKANVYFDGKVVSHTILLPDNSKKTLGLIYAGEYHFGTDKAERMEIVAGVCEVKIKGSDSKCIYEAGQYFDVPAKSGFDIAVSSGICEYICSFID, from the coding sequence ATGTCTTCTGTTCCTGCTGATTTTACCAACGTCACCGCCGTCGCCAAAGCCAACGTTTATTTCGATGGCAAAGTGGTGAGCCACACGATCTTGCTTCCAGACAACAGCAAGAAAACCCTCGGCCTTATCTATGCGGGTGAATACCATTTTGGCACTGATAAGGCTGAGCGCATGGAAATCGTGGCTGGCGTCTGTGAGGTGAAGATCAAAGGCAGTGACAGCAAATGCATCTATGAAGCTGGTCAATACTTCGATGTCCCGGCGAAGTCAGGCTTCGACATCGCCGTCAGCTCGGGCATTTGCGAGTATATCTGCTCGTTCATTGACTAA
- a CDS encoding metal ABC transporter permease — MNWLDPFRYSFMNEALLTGAVVGAVCAVLSCYLVLKGWSLMGDAISHAVLPGVVIAYMLGLPLALGAFASGLFCAIATGWIRSNSRIKEDTVMGIVFTGLFALGLVLFTKVQSEAHLNHILFGNILGIEKAEMLQTLITAIVTLVVVLLLRKDLLLFCFDVGHARSIGLATGGLYYLFLSLLAATIVASMQAVGIILVVAMLVIPGCTARLLTDRFDRMLLVAVSVSVVASSLGVYVSFFINASTAACMVLAQSLFFTLAFFAGPKYGWLAIRNQRRSSGKARTALGAPEMARNGGL; from the coding sequence ATGAATTGGCTGGATCCTTTTCGCTACAGCTTCATGAACGAAGCTCTTTTGACTGGAGCTGTTGTCGGGGCTGTGTGCGCAGTGTTGTCTTGTTATTTGGTTCTCAAAGGCTGGTCATTGATGGGGGATGCCATCTCTCATGCGGTTCTCCCGGGGGTGGTCATTGCCTACATGCTAGGACTGCCTTTGGCCTTGGGAGCCTTTGCATCGGGGCTGTTCTGCGCCATTGCGACGGGGTGGATTCGATCCAACAGCCGCATCAAAGAAGATACGGTAATGGGGATCGTCTTTACCGGGCTTTTCGCACTCGGTTTGGTATTGTTCACGAAGGTGCAATCAGAGGCCCATTTGAACCATATTTTGTTTGGCAATATTCTCGGTATCGAAAAAGCGGAGATGCTGCAGACATTGATCACAGCCATCGTCACGCTTGTGGTTGTCTTGCTTTTAAGGAAAGATCTTTTGCTTTTTTGCTTCGATGTCGGGCATGCTCGGTCGATCGGGTTGGCGACTGGAGGGCTTTATTACCTGTTTCTCTCTCTTTTAGCGGCAACGATTGTGGCCTCTATGCAGGCGGTGGGGATCATTCTCGTGGTTGCTATGCTGGTCATCCCAGGATGCACTGCTAGGCTGCTGACGGATCGTTTTGACCGGATGTTACTGGTGGCAGTATCTGTATCCGTGGTAGCCAGTAGCCTTGGTGTTTACGTGAGCTTTTTTATCAATGCCTCTACGGCGGCCTGCATGGTCCTTGCTCAGTCGCTATTTTTCACGCTGGCGTTCTTTGCAGGACCGAAATATGGCTGGTTGGCGATCCGAAACCAGCGCCGCTCTTCGGGAAAGGCGAGAACAGCCTTGGGAGCCCCGGAAATGGCCAGGAACGGTGGATTGTAA
- a CDS encoding metal ABC transporter substrate-binding protein: MKRFVFGVLLSSTLLSCGPSEQATADGRKRILTTFTIIQDMAQNVAGDVAVVESITKPGAEIHDYEPTPMDLVKAQKADLVLWNGLGLERWFEKFLQQVKHAPSVVLTEGIEPIGIGEGPYSGKPNPHSWMSPANALVYVENIREALVKLDPAHEATYNANAAVYAEKLRAVDEPVRKALETIPAEQRWLVSCEGAFSYLTRNYNMKELYLWPINADEEGTPQQVQKVVDTVRSQRIPVVFSESTINDKAMRQVAKETGARFGGVLYVDSLTGVDGPAATYLNLLQYNADTIVKAFTSP, from the coding sequence ATGAAACGATTTGTCTTTGGTGTCCTTTTGTCTAGCACGCTCCTTTCTTGCGGCCCGTCAGAGCAGGCCACCGCCGATGGTAGGAAGCGGATTCTCACGACCTTCACCATCATTCAAGACATGGCCCAAAACGTGGCAGGGGATGTTGCCGTGGTGGAGTCTATTACCAAGCCTGGGGCTGAAATCCACGATTATGAACCCACACCGATGGATCTGGTGAAAGCTCAGAAAGCTGACCTTGTTCTGTGGAATGGGCTAGGGTTAGAGCGGTGGTTCGAAAAGTTTCTCCAGCAAGTCAAACATGCGCCGAGCGTGGTGCTGACAGAGGGGATTGAGCCGATTGGAATCGGGGAGGGGCCCTACTCAGGCAAACCCAATCCACATTCTTGGATGTCTCCTGCCAATGCGCTCGTCTACGTGGAAAACATTCGGGAAGCGTTGGTGAAGCTGGACCCCGCCCACGAGGCCACCTACAACGCCAATGCCGCCGTGTATGCTGAGAAACTGCGCGCTGTGGATGAGCCAGTCAGAAAGGCGCTGGAAACCATACCTGCGGAACAACGTTGGCTCGTAAGCTGCGAAGGAGCGTTTTCTTATCTGACTCGGAACTACAACATGAAAGAACTCTATCTGTGGCCCATCAATGCCGATGAAGAAGGCACGCCCCAGCAGGTGCAGAAGGTCGTGGACACGGTGCGCAGCCAGCGGATCCCCGTTGTTTTCTCGGAAAGCACCATCAACGATAAAGCCATGCGGCAAGTGGCGAAGGAAACAGGAGCCCGCTTCGGAGGTGTCCTTTACGTCGATTCCTTGACTGGCGTCGATGGTCCCGCTGCGACGTATCTCAATCTGCTGCAATACAACGCCGATACCATCGTCAAGGCGTTTACTTCTCCCTGA
- a CDS encoding metal ABC transporter ATP-binding protein: protein MNAASPPLSVEVSDVTVAYANGHIALRDASFRLGAGTICALVGVNGSGKSTLFKSIMGFLKPVRGRVLIDGGSVAEARKKKLVAYVPQSEEVDWTFPVSVWDVVMMGRYGHMNFMRIPRAEDKRIVEECLERVSMTAFRDRQIGELSGGQKKRVFLARALAQQGRIMMLDEPFTGVDVQTESAIIELLKALRAEGHIILVSTHNLGSVPEFCDQVVLINRTVLAQGPTEVVFTEENLARAFGGVLRQFHFEHSTIQDHDGRAVKVWTDDERPLVFGKDGHLEYSERQGREHLVKERAKEVGE from the coding sequence ATGAATGCCGCCAGTCCGCCGCTTTCTGTCGAAGTCTCCGATGTTACGGTGGCTTATGCCAATGGACATATCGCCCTGCGGGATGCCAGCTTCCGACTGGGTGCAGGGACCATTTGCGCGCTGGTTGGAGTCAATGGCAGCGGCAAAAGCACCCTGTTTAAATCCATCATGGGTTTTCTCAAACCGGTGAGAGGGCGTGTGCTTATCGATGGTGGTTCTGTGGCGGAGGCGCGGAAAAAGAAGCTCGTGGCCTATGTCCCCCAGAGCGAGGAGGTGGACTGGACCTTTCCCGTCAGTGTGTGGGATGTGGTGATGATGGGGCGTTACGGCCATATGAACTTCATGCGGATCCCACGTGCTGAGGATAAGCGCATCGTCGAAGAGTGTTTGGAACGAGTGAGCATGACGGCCTTCCGGGATCGTCAGATAGGCGAGCTGTCTGGAGGCCAAAAGAAGCGCGTGTTCCTGGCTCGGGCACTCGCTCAACAAGGAAGGATCATGATGCTAGATGAGCCGTTTACCGGGGTGGATGTGCAGACTGAGTCCGCCATCATTGAGCTTTTGAAAGCCTTGCGTGCGGAAGGGCACATCATCTTGGTCTCCACCCATAATTTGGGCAGCGTGCCTGAGTTCTGTGATCAAGTGGTCTTGATCAATCGCACTGTGTTGGCCCAGGGACCCACGGAGGTGGTGTTTACGGAAGAGAACCTGGCACGTGCTTTCGGAGGAGTTTTGCGACAGTTCCACTTTGAACATTCGACGATCCAAGACCACGACGGTCGAGCTGTCAAAGTGTGGACGGATGATGAGCGGCCGCTGGTCTTCGGTAAAGACGGCCATCTGGAATACTCGGAGAGGCAAGGACGGGAACACCTAGTGAAAGAAAGAGCCAAGGAGGTGGGAGAGTGA
- a CDS encoding polysaccharide biosynthesis tyrosine autokinase, producing the protein MNSKTQPSGKDSKLDGSSIIRTVLAYEDYWRLMIILVLIGLLGGTCYFIYARATYESQALIRANSFLMSSEAAVGNANADRTYRQMRALMDQLNSGYVILEAARAIGVAGPSTTFDGLRDDVMPVCRMAILDQSHFQILVVSYDAEVVKKMPQALVDAYERIRLKIRSEYRDTAVKRYADEVTEIRKKVAEQLDSRLQFEEQSALANAQIEMERLSNIPVDIVRAKYRLKEHEEISRILQEQQSSLDVIGKLSLISGFTDEEKDPLEAGRVVRKGGAVAPFTFSSPSTDKKFTQVVVQPNMVDGLKSWQELERTKRATEEKLRLIQTKFLDDHPEVIKLKDELKQVESALDIELKVALTSFDLEKARLTEKLEELDGKLPEYHKAIKSYDTKKLDYDLMEKSQLAWDKAYEKLSQRIESLEFDGDKAPLSLEFRGFTNLRSEMPVSPNKSKLFMMGCLLGLGLAGGVPFLLRRFDSSVVELSEFEGTLGINGIGLVPLSDPKELESLNRAPTVGANVPNALLENFRLIRSSILLNGSPKGDGRVIMLTSARPSEGKTTVSSNVAWAFSSLGEKTLLIDCDLRRGRVHEVIGASNAVGMTDLLTGRASLSECVQKVEAENLWAITRGMVVPGTTELLNSGVFAAILEELKKKYDRIILDTPPVLGLSETAFLQHHADGVAIVVRCGKTLRKDVEDAVQSLQKLGAHFYGFILNGVDFSKRVNHYYYYYYSASYYDANWDVKPAKKET; encoded by the coding sequence ATGAATTCAAAAACGCAGCCATCTGGTAAGGACTCCAAGCTTGATGGTTCTTCGATCATCCGGACCGTTCTTGCTTACGAGGATTATTGGCGGTTGATGATCATTCTTGTGTTAATAGGGTTGCTGGGAGGAACGTGTTATTTCATTTATGCTCGGGCCACTTATGAGTCTCAGGCGCTGATTCGTGCGAACTCTTTTTTGATGAGCAGTGAAGCTGCAGTGGGTAATGCCAATGCTGATAGAACTTATCGCCAAATGCGGGCATTAATGGATCAATTGAACTCTGGTTACGTCATCTTGGAGGCGGCGAGAGCTATCGGTGTAGCGGGTCCATCGACAACATTTGACGGATTAAGAGATGACGTCATGCCTGTTTGTCGGATGGCGATACTTGATCAAAGTCATTTTCAAATTCTTGTGGTTTCTTATGACGCCGAGGTGGTTAAAAAGATGCCCCAGGCTTTAGTCGATGCTTACGAGAGAATTAGGCTCAAAATCCGCAGCGAATACAGAGATACCGCTGTCAAAAGATATGCCGATGAGGTGACTGAGATCAGAAAAAAGGTCGCCGAACAGCTTGATAGCAGGCTTCAGTTTGAAGAACAAAGTGCGTTGGCGAACGCCCAAATCGAAATGGAGCGTTTGAGCAACATTCCTGTCGATATCGTGAGAGCTAAATATCGACTCAAAGAGCACGAGGAAATTTCTCGTATCTTGCAAGAACAACAAAGTAGTCTCGACGTCATCGGTAAACTTTCTCTGATATCAGGGTTTACTGACGAAGAAAAAGATCCCTTGGAGGCAGGAAGAGTTGTTAGAAAAGGGGGGGCTGTAGCTCCTTTCACTTTCAGTAGCCCAAGCACGGACAAAAAATTCACTCAGGTCGTCGTGCAACCTAACATGGTTGACGGTCTTAAATCGTGGCAGGAATTGGAAAGGACCAAACGTGCCACTGAAGAAAAACTGCGCTTAATTCAGACAAAGTTTCTCGATGATCATCCCGAAGTTATTAAGCTGAAGGATGAGCTCAAACAGGTTGAGTCTGCCTTAGACATTGAGCTAAAGGTAGCATTAACGTCATTCGATCTCGAAAAAGCTCGCCTCACCGAAAAGCTCGAAGAATTAGATGGGAAGCTTCCTGAATACCATAAAGCGATTAAGAGTTACGATACCAAGAAGCTTGATTATGACCTGATGGAGAAGAGCCAACTGGCTTGGGACAAAGCTTATGAAAAATTGAGCCAGAGAATCGAAAGCCTTGAATTTGACGGTGATAAAGCGCCGCTTTCTCTTGAGTTTCGAGGGTTTACCAATCTGCGTTCCGAGATGCCGGTTTCTCCCAATAAATCGAAATTATTCATGATGGGATGCTTGCTCGGGTTGGGATTGGCGGGCGGAGTGCCATTCTTACTCCGGCGCTTCGACAGCTCAGTGGTGGAGTTGAGTGAGTTTGAGGGCACGTTGGGTATCAATGGTATTGGTCTTGTTCCGCTGAGTGATCCTAAGGAGTTAGAGTCGCTGAATCGCGCTCCGACGGTTGGTGCGAACGTGCCGAATGCTTTGCTCGAAAACTTTCGTCTCATTCGAAGCAGTATTTTGCTGAATGGAAGCCCAAAGGGTGATGGAAGGGTTATCATGTTGACGAGCGCTCGACCGAGCGAAGGTAAGACGACGGTCTCCTCAAACGTCGCGTGGGCGTTTTCTTCATTAGGCGAAAAAACACTGCTCATTGACTGCGACCTACGCCGTGGGCGCGTTCACGAAGTTATCGGGGCTTCTAATGCAGTTGGCATGACAGATCTTTTAACGGGACGGGCATCGTTAAGTGAATGTGTTCAGAAAGTTGAAGCCGAAAATTTGTGGGCGATAACGCGTGGAATGGTTGTGCCTGGCACAACCGAATTGCTTAATTCCGGTGTTTTTGCGGCGATTTTGGAGGAATTGAAAAAGAAATATGATCGAATTATTTTGGACACTCCTCCCGTCCTTGGTTTGAGCGAGACTGCCTTTTTGCAACATCATGCTGACGGTGTCGCCATTGTTGTCCGTTGTGGAAAAACGCTCCGCAAGGATGTGGAGGACGCTGTGCAGTCTTTGCAAAAGTTAGGGGCTCACTTCTACGGGTTTATTCTCAACGGAGTCGACTTCAGCAAGCGAGTGAACCACTATTACTATTATTATTATTCTGCGAGCTATTACGATGCGAACTGGGATGTTAAGCCAGCAAAGAAAGAAACCTGA
- the mntR gene encoding transcriptional regulator MntR translates to MPAKRQEPTSHVHSPAMEDYLEQIHNLIESKGYARVVDIAQNLGISQASVTNMIQKLDAEGYLIYERYRGVVLTEEGRKIGREIARRHEVLTRLLSSFGLDAESVHHDVEGMEHHISRQTLEVLTLLMEELEGNPELLKKLKRKLKNTAAPE, encoded by the coding sequence ATGCCCGCTAAGCGACAAGAGCCCACCTCCCATGTCCACTCTCCGGCCATGGAGGACTACCTGGAGCAGATTCACAATCTGATCGAGAGCAAGGGTTATGCACGGGTGGTGGACATCGCTCAAAACCTGGGTATTTCCCAGGCCAGCGTCACCAACATGATCCAAAAATTGGATGCGGAAGGCTACCTCATCTACGAGCGCTACCGGGGCGTGGTCCTGACCGAGGAAGGACGCAAGATCGGTCGAGAAATCGCTCGTCGTCATGAAGTCCTGACGCGTCTGCTTTCTTCATTTGGCTTAGATGCCGAGAGCGTGCACCACGATGTGGAAGGCATGGAGCACCATATCAGTCGGCAGACTTTGGAAGTTTTGACCCTTCTGATGGAAGAACTGGAGGGCAATCCCGAGCTCTTGAAAAAGCTCAAACGAAAACTCAAGAACACTGCTGCTCCAGAGTAA
- a CDS encoding GDSL-type esterase/lipase family protein produces MRFLLLFTALLLGSPILAREPTPRPDPARFAKEISVFEAQPADKGGIVFTGSSSIRLWKTLKQDFPDLPVLNRGFGSSVANDLTVYFDTLITRHEPKIIVTYTGSNDINAKLTPEEAFTDYTGFLDQVHTRFPKTRVLLTSVKIGEKRITQIPQVHALNELLKAWSESKDWVQYIDCTSYLADSAGKPIRKYYAADLLHLSPEGYAEWTKILSPILHQEWAKVSGH; encoded by the coding sequence ATGCGTTTTCTACTGCTCTTCACCGCTCTGCTTCTGGGTTCTCCTATCCTGGCTCGGGAGCCCACGCCCCGGCCAGACCCAGCTCGTTTTGCCAAAGAAATCTCTGTGTTTGAGGCCCAGCCCGCAGATAAAGGCGGCATCGTCTTCACGGGCAGTTCCAGCATTCGCCTGTGGAAAACTCTGAAACAAGACTTTCCAGATCTACCCGTCCTCAATCGCGGCTTCGGCAGCAGCGTCGCGAATGATCTGACGGTTTACTTCGACACCTTGATCACTCGACACGAGCCTAAGATCATCGTCACCTACACAGGTAGCAACGACATCAATGCCAAGCTCACCCCAGAGGAAGCTTTCACTGACTACACGGGCTTTCTTGACCAAGTGCATACCCGTTTCCCAAAAACACGTGTCCTTCTAACCTCCGTCAAAATTGGCGAAAAGAGAATCACCCAGATCCCTCAGGTGCACGCGTTGAACGAATTGCTGAAAGCCTGGTCAGAATCCAAAGACTGGGTGCAGTACATTGACTGCACCAGCTACCTCGCAGACTCGGCAGGTAAGCCCATCCGCAAATACTATGCGGCCGATCTCCTGCATCTGAGCCCCGAAGGCTATGCTGAGTGGACCAAGATTCTTTCGCCCATCCTCCATCAAGAATGGGCCAAAGTCTCCGGCCACTGA
- a CDS encoding transporter, translating to MKLDNLFFLPLVFFGVAVSAPAESPASSFNVHSRSMSTDRPDTTESAFTVPTGMFQVEMSFLDFERDAGGGLRTEALSWGQMNVKAGLADDMDFQLVFDLYQEERTVSKGATTTLSGFGDVTVRLKKNLWGNDEGRTAMALMPYLRIPTGTELSSDAWQGGLILPFALEINERASFGLMAQMDLVHDDETAGTDVQWLASATVGVALTERWGSFLELVGSSGEDTDFMATFNSGLTFAVTETMVLDAGVRVGLNRAAPDLGLFSGVSFRF from the coding sequence ATGAAACTGGACAATCTATTTTTCCTGCCTTTAGTTTTCTTCGGAGTGGCTGTGTCAGCTCCTGCCGAATCGCCAGCGTCGTCCTTCAATGTTCATTCCCGCTCCATGAGCACGGATCGTCCCGATACTACCGAATCAGCCTTTACGGTGCCTACGGGGATGTTTCAGGTCGAGATGAGCTTTCTCGACTTCGAAAGGGATGCAGGGGGAGGTCTCAGAACCGAAGCTTTGTCCTGGGGGCAGATGAATGTGAAAGCGGGCTTGGCCGATGATATGGACTTCCAGCTCGTTTTTGACCTGTATCAAGAGGAACGCACCGTTTCGAAAGGGGCCACAACGACTCTATCGGGCTTCGGAGATGTCACCGTGAGGCTCAAAAAGAATCTGTGGGGGAACGATGAAGGTCGAACAGCCATGGCTTTGATGCCATACCTTCGTATCCCGACTGGGACCGAATTGAGTTCTGATGCGTGGCAGGGAGGGCTCATTCTACCCTTTGCCTTGGAGATCAATGAACGGGCATCGTTCGGTCTCATGGCTCAGATGGATTTAGTGCATGACGATGAAACGGCTGGCACGGATGTACAGTGGCTGGCGTCCGCGACCGTAGGGGTCGCCTTAACAGAGCGTTGGGGTAGTTTCCTTGAGTTGGTCGGGTCCTCTGGTGAGGACACCGACTTTATGGCAACTTTTAACTCTGGCCTCACTTTTGCCGTTACGGAGACGATGGTGTTGGATGCAGGTGTCCGGGTGGGTTTGAACCGCGCGGCACCTGACCTTGGGTTGTTCTCTGGGGTGAGCTTTCGATTCTAA
- a CDS encoding metal ABC transporter permease — MPFHYEYMVKAILVSGLIGGVCAFLSCFITLKGWSLMGDALSHAVVPGVSLAWLLGLPFSVGAFLAGILAALGMGWVKANSRLREDAVIGVVFTTFFALGLLLLSLFPSNLNLRTIIFGNILAISDPDILQVLIISALSVLVLGLKWKDLLLFCFDETHARSIGLNTRFLHFMLLALLSATAVAALQTVGACLVVAMLVTPGATAYLLTDRFGTMLFLATAIGVSCSLLGAYISYFLNGSTGGCIVVLQTLAFLAALILAPKHGLLSARVQRQAASLS, encoded by the coding sequence ATGCCCTTTCATTATGAATACATGGTGAAGGCGATCTTGGTTAGTGGCCTCATCGGTGGTGTGTGTGCTTTTTTGTCGTGTTTCATCACGCTCAAAGGCTGGTCTCTCATGGGAGATGCGCTTTCGCATGCGGTCGTTCCCGGTGTTTCTCTCGCGTGGTTACTCGGGCTGCCGTTTTCTGTGGGAGCCTTTCTGGCGGGAATCCTCGCTGCTCTGGGCATGGGATGGGTCAAGGCGAACTCTCGCCTGAGGGAAGATGCTGTCATTGGGGTGGTGTTTACCACCTTCTTTGCTCTGGGGTTGCTGCTGTTGTCGCTCTTTCCGAGTAACCTGAATCTGCGCACCATCATCTTCGGAAATATTTTGGCCATCTCAGATCCCGACATCCTTCAGGTGCTCATTATCTCAGCCCTGTCCGTATTGGTCCTTGGATTGAAATGGAAGGATCTGTTGTTGTTTTGCTTTGATGAAACCCACGCACGCAGCATCGGTCTGAACACCCGCTTTCTGCATTTTATGCTGCTGGCATTACTCTCGGCGACGGCTGTCGCTGCATTGCAGACGGTCGGAGCTTGTTTGGTGGTGGCTATGTTGGTCACCCCCGGTGCCACGGCTTATCTCCTGACGGACCGCTTCGGGACGATGCTCTTTCTCGCCACGGCCATTGGCGTATCCTGTAGTTTGTTAGGGGCCTACATCAGCTATTTTCTGAATGGCTCCACGGGAGGGTGCATTGTGGTCTTGCAGACTCTGGCTTTTCTCGCGGCACTCATTCTAGCCCCCAAGCATGGGCTCCTCTCGGCCCGCGTCCAACGTCAAGCGGCTTCCCTCTCATGA